The nucleotide sequence AATTTCTGCTAAAGAACTACTCGAACTCAAAGTTGTTGATGATATTGTAATGGAACCACTTGGTGGAGCACACAAAAATCATGAGCAAGCGGCTAACGCTTTATACGATATGATTAACAGCCAATTATCTGAGCTCTCAGAAATGAGTGAGCAAGAAATTCTAGATCAACGCTATAATCGCTTTAGACAAATTGGTTCTTTCCTAGAGAATTAATCAAAAAATTTGGATTTCAACCCTAAGTTAACATATTAAAAGCGATCATATTTGATCGCTTTTTTTAATTATATGATTGATAGGAAACTCCAATGAAAAAACTTTTTTATCTACTAGCCCTATGCCTTAGTCCTATTCTTTTCGCAAACTCGGCTCCAGAGTTCGAACTTAAGGACTCTGAAGGAAATAGTCATAAACTTTCAGACTACAAGGGAAAGATAGTCGTCATGGAATTCATCAATTACGACTGTCCTTTTGTCAAAAAACACTATGATGCGTCGGGCAACATCCCAAAACTTCAAAAACACTATAAAGACGAGGGTGTCATTTGGCTATCTATTTGCTCTTCTGGAAAAGGCAAACAAGGGAACTACTCTGCAGCTGAACTAAAAAAAATCCAACAAAGTAATGGTGCTTCACCTAGTGCCTACTTATTAGATGAAGATGGTATTGTTGGAAAAGCCTTTAGTGCAAAAGTCACGCCACATATTTTTATCGTAGATAAATCCGGAAAACTTGTATATCAAGGAGGCATTGACAGTAAAAAAAGTACCCAAGCTAGTGATATCGACAAAGCTGAACCCTATGTAAAAAACGCCCTCGATGAACTCATACAAGGAAAGCCCGTCAGCAAAGAAAAAACAAAACACTACGGTTGCGGCGTAAAGTACGCTAAGTAATCATGCTCAATAAACTAATCACACTCATATTTCTAATCACAAGTTTCTCTGCTTTTGCAGATAAACTTGTGGATGCAGAAATCATTTTACCACGAAGCTATGCCGCTCCAGGTCAAGTTCGCCAAATAATTATAAAAGTCAATGTAAAAAAAGGCTGGCATACATACTGGAAAAATCCGGGTGAAAGTGGCATAGCTCCTGATTTCACTTGGCATGGCGATAATTATGAAATAAAAAATATCCATTGGCCAAGCCCTAAATACTATGAGAACACTGGTATTGTCAACTATGTTTATGATGGTGAGATTCTATTCATTGCCAACCTTGTGATTAAACCTGGCACTAAGGATGGACAAATCACTATAAAAGCGGACGCTGATTTTTTAGTGTGTAAAGGAAACTGTGTTATGCAGAACCTAAAACTAACTAGTATTATAACAGTAGACTCAAAGAACCGCATTGAAACGATGCAGATCCATCCCCTCCTCTCACAAGCCATGGATCAACTCCCCAGGTACCCTTCAAAACCAGCATTAAAACAACGCGGCAAAAAATTCAGTCTCACTTTACCAAAGAAACTAAACAATAAACCTGCATTCTTTGCGTTTAGAGAAGATGGCGTGGTTAGTAAAAAATCATCTTTAAAAGAAGGTGAACTTACATTTGAAAGCAATGAAGAAACAGAGCTGAAAGGTCTTCTTATTTTCGAAGATCAATCTTTGATTATAGATTGACGCCATCCCCAGAGCTCTCTAAAGACACTCAAGTCAAAGGAGTTTCACCACTTCGACTTGAACTTCTTTATGTTCCATAGACAAAGGCGCCATAACAGCACGACCATCATCTAGAACCCTACTTGAAGATAAACAGCGGTAAAGATATTTTTTTGCTTCTATCGCGGCATCAAGCTGACTTAAGCCATTCGCTAAACCAGCACATATTGCCGCACTTAAGCGACAGCCCGTACCATGACTCGCCCTAATCTGCAATGCTTCCGTTTTTATTTCCCACAATCCTTGTGAATTAATAAATAAATCTGTCGATGGCGCTAATAAATTATGCCCGCCTTTGAGATAGGTCGGCACCGCATATTTCATGAAATATTCTTGCAGCATCTCCATCCCCGAAAGTGATCCATCACAAGCAGACAAGTATTCTAACTCAGGGTAATTAGGAGTTACAACGGAGGCCTCTGGTATCAATTGATCTTTCATAAGAGACCAAGCCGTGACTTCCAACAATTTTGTCCCTGATGTAGAAAGCATAAGAGGATCAACAACTAAATCTATATCCTTTGGCTTCATAGTAAGTAACGATTCTATATAATCGCCCCCCACTAACACCCCTGTTTTCATACAACGTGGCGAAAAATCACTAAAAACAACTTCTAGCTGATCCTTAAAAGCAGTTATTGAAACTGGATTTACTGATTGTACGCGCAAAGGACTCTGGGCAGTATTAGCACTAATGACTGATAAGGCGTGGCACTTGTAGTGATTAAAAACCTGTAAATCTGCCTGCACACCTGCCTCGCCTCCACTATCACTTCCTGCCACACTAAGGCAAGTATTGACCTTCATATCCATTCAAA is from Lentisphaera profundi and encodes:
- a CDS encoding thioredoxin family protein, with product MKKLFYLLALCLSPILFANSAPEFELKDSEGNSHKLSDYKGKIVVMEFINYDCPFVKKHYDASGNIPKLQKHYKDEGVIWLSICSSGKGKQGNYSAAELKKIQQSNGASPSAYLLDEDGIVGKAFSAKVTPHIFIVDKSGKLVYQGGIDSKKSTQASDIDKAEPYVKNALDELIQGKPVSKEKTKHYGCGVKYAK
- a CDS encoding protein-disulfide reductase DsbD domain-containing protein, with product MLNKLITLIFLITSFSAFADKLVDAEIILPRSYAAPGQVRQIIIKVNVKKGWHTYWKNPGESGIAPDFTWHGDNYEIKNIHWPSPKYYENTGIVNYVYDGEILFIANLVIKPGTKDGQITIKADADFLVCKGNCVMQNLKLTSIITVDSKNRIETMQIHPLLSQAMDQLPRYPSKPALKQRGKKFSLTLPKKLNNKPAFFAFREDGVVSKKSSLKEGELTFESNEETELKGLLIFEDQSLIID
- the thiD gene encoding bifunctional hydroxymethylpyrimidine kinase/phosphomethylpyrimidine kinase — encoded protein: MDMKVNTCLSVAGSDSGGEAGVQADLQVFNHYKCHALSVISANTAQSPLRVQSVNPVSITAFKDQLEVVFSDFSPRCMKTGVLVGGDYIESLLTMKPKDIDLVVDPLMLSTSGTKLLEVTAWSLMKDQLIPEASVVTPNYPELEYLSACDGSLSGMEMLQEYFMKYAVPTYLKGGHNLLAPSTDLFINSQGLWEIKTEALQIRASHGTGCRLSAAICAGLANGLSQLDAAIEAKKYLYRCLSSSRVLDDGRAVMAPLSMEHKEVQVEVVKLL